AACGATGCAGACGGATAGAGATAATATATAACATGCCGGGTGCTGCGTGCTGAATGCTGCAACGGTGAATTAAAAAAGGCACCGTTTGATATTACGGACAGCCTGGTTGATTCTCTGTTCGTTTTCAACGAGGGAAATACGTATGTATTCCTCTCCGAGCCCGCCGAATGCCACACCTGGAGAAACGACAACCTCGGCCTCGCGGAGAAGTTTCATGGAAAACTCGATAGAGCCCATCTCTTTGTACTGCTCGGGGATAGGGCACCACAGATACATGGTCGCTTTCGGTCGCGGTACATCCCATCCGATCTTGATAAGACCATCCACAAAGGCATCACGGCGCCGTTTGTAAATATCGACAGTCTCATCGACACATTCCTGAGAACCATCGAGTGCGGCGATAGCCGCAACCTGAATCGGTGTGAAGATACCATAATCAAAATATCCCTTGATGCTGTAAAGGTCTTCAATCACTTCGGGATTGCCGACACAGAACCCGACACGCCATCCGGCCATGCTGTAGACTTTCGACATGGTGGTAAACTCGACCGCTATGTCTTTCGCCCCGGGAACCTGGAGAATACTCGGAGGCCGGTATCCGTCGAAGCCCATCTGAGCATAGGCAAAATCATGAACGATGATCGTATTCGACCGCCGTGCGAACTCAACCACTTCGCCCCAGAAATCCAGATCGACGCACGCCGTCGTGGGATTATGGGGAAACGAAAGCACCATAAGTTTGGGCTTGGGCCATATTTCCCTCATGATGTCTTCCATCGCCGGTAAAAAACCCGTTTTCCGGGTAAGCGGAATGGCGACGACATTTCCTCCCGCAATAACCACGCTGTAAATGTGGACGGGGTAGGTCGGGTTGGTAACCATTACCGAATCACCCGTATCGAGAAGTGAAAGCATGAGGTGGGAAAGGCCTTCCTTTGAACCGAGCAATGCAATCGATTCGGTCGACCATTTCAGATCGACATCGTACACCCGCTTGTACATGCGGCAAATCGCTTTCCGCAGGTTAGGAATACCCCGTGACGCCGAATAACGGTGAGTCTTGGAATCAGTGACCGATTCGGTCAGCTTGTTCACAATATGATCGGGAGTCGGGATATTGGGATTTCCCATGCCGAAATCAATAATGTCAGCGCCGTCCTGGCGCATTTTCAATTTCAGATCGTTAAGTCTGGCAAACAGGTATGGCGGGAGCTTTTCCAGCCGCGCTGTCCGTCTATGAATTCTGCCCATGAGCGTTATGGCCAGCCTTTCTCTTGTCAAGAACGAGTTTATACGAGAGACTTTCAACAAGCGCTATGTAGGAAGCCTCGATAACGTTTTCCGAAACACCGACAGTACCCCAGGCATCGACGCCATCCGAAGACTCGATGAGCACACGCACCTTCGCCTCCGTTCCCTCATCCGACGAAAGCACGCGTACACGGTAGTCTTCGAGATGAACCGTCGCAAGCTGGGGATAAAACCTGTTAAGAGCCTTACGGACAGCACCATTGAGAGCATCGACCGGGCCATCGCCCTCCGAAGCGGTAAGCTCTTCGGCGCCATCCACCGTGAGTTTTATCGTTGCCTCGCTGATCATCGAGCCATCCTGACGGCGGTCGGTTATCACCCTGAATCCGCCGAGCGAAAACGGGGGTTTGTAATCATCGATAATCCGCGCCGCAAGAAGTTCGAACGATCCCTGCGCTGCCTCATACTGGTATCCTTCATGTTCCTTTTTCTTCAATTCGGTAAGCACAGCCTTTATCCGGGGCCCGTTCTTATCGAGATCGGGATAAATCATCTTCAGCTTTGCCAGCACCGTAGCGGTTCCCGACTGATCGGAGAGGAGAAAACGGCGCTGATTGCCAACCATCTGGGGATCGACGTGTTCGAAGGTCCGCGGATTCTTGACAACACCATCGATGTGTGCACCCCCCTTATGAGCAAATGCGCTCTCTCCGACATAGGGCTGACGGTGGTTATGAAACTCGTTGGATATCTCCGAAACAAACCGTGAAAGCTCCATGAGCTCCCTGATTTTGTTATGCAGAAGACATTCGATGCCGAGTTTCAATGTAATATTAGGGATCGATGTACAGAGATTGTCATTCCCGCACCGCTCGCCGATACCGTTTATCGTTCCCTGAATCTGCACGGCTCCCTGGGTAACGGCAGCCATGGTATTCGCCGCGCTGAGCCCGGAATCGTTGTGGCAGTGGATGCCAAAAGGTATCGATATCTTCCCGCGGACCTCACCGCATACTGCCGTAATTTCCTCGGGAAG
This DNA window, taken from bacterium, encodes the following:
- a CDS encoding aminotransferase class I/II-fold pyridoxal phosphate-dependent enzyme, whose amino-acid sequence is MTRERLAITLMGRIHRRTARLEKLPPYLFARLNDLKLKMRQDGADIIDFGMGNPNIPTPDHIVNKLTESVTDSKTHRYSASRGIPNLRKAICRMYKRVYDVDLKWSTESIALLGSKEGLSHLMLSLLDTGDSVMVTNPTYPVHIYSVVIAGGNVVAIPLTRKTGFLPAMEDIMREIWPKPKLMVLSFPHNPTTACVDLDFWGEVVEFARRSNTIIVHDFAYAQMGFDGYRPPSILQVPGAKDIAVEFTTMSKVYSMAGWRVGFCVGNPEVIEDLYSIKGYFDYGIFTPIQVAAIAALDGSQECVDETVDIYKRRRDAFVDGLIKIGWDVPRPKATMYLWCPIPEQYKEMGSIEFSMKLLREAEVVVSPGVAFGGLGEEYIRISLVENEQRINQAVRNIKRCLF
- a CDS encoding citramalate synthase, giving the protein LPEEITAVCGEVRGKISIPFGIHCHNDSGLSAANTMAAVTQGAVQIQGTINGIGERCGNDNLCTSIPNITLKLGIECLLHNKIRELMELSRFVSEISNEFHNHRQPYVGESAFAHKGGAHIDGVVKNPRTFEHVDPQMVGNQRRFLLSDQSGTATVLAKLKMIYPDLDKNGPRIKAVLTELKKKEHEGYQYEAAQGSFELLAARIIDDYKPPFSLGGFRVITDRRQDGSMISEATIKLTVDGAEELTASEGDGPVDALNGAVRKALNRFYPQLATVHLEDYRVRVLSSDEGTEAKVRVLIESSDGVDAWGTVGVSENVIEASYIALVESLSYKLVLDKRKAGHNAHGQNS